GCATGTGGATCAGAGGCCTGTTCAAAGTACAGCACTCAGCATTCCTGCCATCTcaatgtataatatatataacatGCCTATAATATACTCTCCTTACAGTGTTAGTTTTAGTAAATAACTCTTTAAATTACAGTTTAGAGATCCTGAGTTCCTCTCTTGTTACCATTGTTACATGCTAACTCCTTCTCATACAAAACAGAGTGTTTACCCTCTTGGGAAGAAAGCTATAGCTAGAGTCGTTTTCAGTTTGAAATTAGGAGTCTGTAGTTAGAATTTTACACGTTTAACCTGTGATCATGTTTGCAGTCTGCAATGTACTAAAATAGAGCAGGTTCACACTGTTTTCAAATCAAGAGCATTTATTCTGTGGAATTCAGGGTGTCTCAGTTTGTCAGGAGGATTAAGGTAATATCTTAATAATTAAGGTAATATCTTAATAATTAAGGTAAAATTCTAAGCCGACAAATGTCTGCCATAGAAGGCAGAAACCCTTCTGGAAACAGAAAGAATAtttctccctccaaattattagaACTTTTCCTTCTGGATATAGTTGTGAGCGCTGCCGGCAGGGGgcgtggggagcagggagcgTCCGTCTGTCCAAGGGCACTGCGGGATCACACTGGGAGCGTCCGTCTGTCCAAGGGGCACAGCGGGATCACACTGGGAGCGTCCGTCTGTCCGAATGGCACAGCGGGATCACACTGGGAGCGTCCGTCTGTCCAAGGGGCACTGCGGGATCACACTGGGAGCGTCCGTCTGTCCAAGGGCACTGCGGGATCGTGCTGGGAGCGTCCGTCTGTCCAAGGGGCACAGCGGGATCGTGCTGGGAGCGTCCGTCTGTCCAAGGGCACTGCGGGATCACGCAGTAGGAAGTCCATTGTATCTGTTGTTTGTGTTGCAGCAGTTCTCCAACACCCATGGAGATTTTTAGTGAAGCCGAGAAGACTCTTGGTGAAAGGTGACTGCAGGGTGACAAACACTGGAACAAAAGGTGCTGTGAGATGGAGCCCCAGCCTCTCCTCGCCGTGAGCCCCTTACAGCCCCAGCTACCAGAACCCTGACACCTGCACCCAGTATACCAAATTACATATTTACCTGTGCCAGGGtttgctccctccctgcctctcaGCAGAGAGCACTGTCTTGGTACATGAGAAATGAGGCAAGGGCTCATCGGAAGGGAAAACACAGCCAGGTGTCAGTGCTGAAATGAAGAGCATCAGGAAAGACCAAAGATCCATTCTCCAGAGAGACTGCTCCATAATGTGGGAGTTATGCTGGACAGAATGCCAAGAAGTTCTTGCCTAAAAGCAAGGGAATGGGACTGGAAGCTGTCTTTTAGGTTGGTCCTCCTTGGTCTGAGCACTGGCTTTCTCACACCACACTCTTGGACAACCAGTTTTCCTTCTGGAGTAGCTAGGACAGGCACTTGGACTCCATGCCAGGGCTGTGCACCCAAATCCTGAGCACCTAAGCCTGGCACCTAGGGTCTGCACTTCCCCTAGGCACCTCCCAGTAGCAAATATTGTACCAGAGAGccatctgcagagcagaggtgggGGATCAATGATGTTCTGACAGCCCTGTGGTGAAAACGTTCAGCCAAGTTGCTTTTACAAGTTCCAAGGCTGTGCTCTGTCTTTACACTTGCAGACTGTTAAACTCCTTATTACTTTGTGCTGAATAACCCACAGATACACCCAGAGTAATCCCCAGTGAATTTATTGGGATGTGGTGTGCTAGGGTAACCAGACAATATTTTCCCCAGATTCATGGCAGGAATGGTTATGGAATTTGCTGTGAgttaattaaaacaaagcaggaaggagcagcaggccTTAACAGTTCTCTGTTTGATGAACACAAGGCTTGAAGAGCTTTCAGTGAGGTATTGTAGAGGTGGGATCCCTACAGGAGAAATGTGGCCCCTTTCAAACATGCAGCAGCTATTAATCTCTTACTGCATGTCCTCAATGATCCTTGGTGGGAGGGGACACATGAACAGGTTTCCCTTCTTTGTGTAGGAGTGACTGGTGAGCTGCAGTCAGGAATGTTGTGTCCTCAGCTTTGGGGGAACCACTGGGGACTAAATGTAACCTCTGTAGCCTTTTAGAGTTATAGAAGTTGATATTTTTCACAGTTTAATTGCTGTATTGCCAGCTtctgagtgggtttttttggcaaCACCGTCTCATTCCGTAACAATACTCACTTTGATAGTTCATCAGGGTTTCTTATCACTCTTAATGGTGTTGggtaaaaagaaaagcaaaactgtgGGTCTGAGTCCTGTGGAGAGCCTGGAGTCTGAGCTGCCTCTCTTGCTATGGTATTGGAGGTGCTAGTTATCTAGCTCCTGAGACCTGACACAGCCCTTTGTTTTCTGACCCAGGATTTCACTGGAAGACCTTTACTGAAGGAAGGGTTTTTATTCCTGCCAAGTCTTCCATTCAGAAAGTACTTTAGGATAAATGTATTGTCTGGCTGTTGCTCTGTTCTTCAATTTGCCTAAAGGAGTGTGTCAGAGCTTGGACAATGGCCCTTCCCAAAGCTTTCTGAAGGGAGTGGATTTATTTTCCCTAAGAAGTAGAGACCTGCAGAAATAGAATTTTCAGCCCTGGGGCAGAAGTGTTCATAACCTTTCATGGCTTTTGCAGGCCCATGTGCACATTCTATGTGTTTTTCCTTGCACTGAGGatttgcttgcttttattttgcaagCTCAAGTGAAGATGAGCAGGTATGTTCTGGACCTATCGAATATATTCATTGTATATTCAAGTATATTCAAGAGTATATTCAAGACAGATGTCAAAAGCTTTCTCAAGAGTTAGGACTTGATAAACCAGCAAGAATCCTTGCAGTGTCTTGGTGTAAGGGTCTTAAAGTTCTGCCTTGGGGGTGAGGAGCCATCAGGACAATGAAGAGTGTAATGCTGTTCAGTGCACTGCAAATTAAGGTCTGTTTTTGATACAGAAAATGGAAGTGGAAAAACTTGGTTTACCTATATTACAGGTCATGAATTAAATAACCTATTTACTCAGTTAGGATACTGAGGCTCCAGGTACAGTCAATCTTTCTGGTGTGGAGAGTCTTGAAACTACACAGTGGCACGATCCCTGGGAATACTGTAGACTAAAAGACACTAAAGActcaaatggaaaaatatgtaTGTTAGTTAAACATAATCAGTGATCTGGTTTTGATTGCTGGTTTAAAAAGGCCTCCTGGTGGAAACAGTGCtttcaccaaaaaaacaaattgaaacTGCAGAACATAAGCTGTTCACATTTTTAAGATGAAGCCCAGCCTTTTGCTGTGGGTGTACCAGTCAAACTTGAAGACTCAGAATGTTCTCCTTTTGTTCCTGTACGTGTGACTGTACTTGAAGGCAGGAAAGTTTCAGATTCTCTCACCTTCTactccttctttccttccctgcccaCACACAAGAGTTCAGCACACTGTTTTCCATCACAGTTTAACCAGTTGATGTTGTGTGTGAATTCAGGTTTTGTGCCTCATATTCCATGTGGTGCTGAGGGGCCTGTGACCATTCTTTTAACTTTGAGAACCTGCTGCTTGGGCCTCAGTAACACTTGAGCACTTTCTTTCTGCTAGTCTGCTGCAGCTGTCAAGTAAAAGTGTTGGTTCATATGCCCTTTATGGGTATGAGAAATGAAATTACACTAAAGTATATGAAAGGTTAGAGACTTAGAGACTTCACATTAAATGTGAAGGCACGAGATATGTAATCTTGGTTGATCACTAATCATTCTCTTAGTAGCATGTTCAAAATCAGTCTGGAAAAAGTTTATTACTAATGTTACTTTACAATTTGAGCCTCAAAATGACTGCTAGTTGTGATATTctagaagagaaaaggaaaagtctcCCTGAAGTTACTAATTTATCAAGCTACCTTCCTGCAAGGCAGtgcctcctgcaggagctgtctCTGGACACATAGTCTTGTGACCATCTAagctttttttggggggggctCTGAGCACTTTGTCACAGCAGAGACCTGTATCTTTTTGCAGTGCATTTTGGTTCTGTGTAGAGATAAATGAAGCATTTCCCAAaatgaggaaattattttcaggattATCTTGCCCCATGCATTCACTTTCCCACAAATGGCAAAGCTCCAACTGGCATAAGAAtgaaattttgggtttttttccacatttcattttcacacaTTGATTTTCACAAATTTGAGCTGccctccttccccccccccctcTCATTTTTACTCCTCTACACTTcttgcaaaaaaacctttgGAAGAAGTTGTCAGTATTTGCTTGTGGAGCTGCTAAGAAAGTTTATTAATTAGGAAACAAGAGGAATGATTCCTACATGCTGTAGTATCTCACAAGGAGGCATCTTCTTGACATATGTGTATTAGGTTGCCTCCCTGGTGGTATGAAAATACTTGCCCAAAATGTATTCCATAGCTCCTGAGGTTAATCTCAGGAAATTACTGAAAACTCTGTTCTCATGTGCCTTATGAGGAAACTGGTAATGGAAAGAATTAAAAGTTATCTATTGTGGAACTGTATTTAATGACATTTTGGACTCATTAGGTAAAACTTGGCAAGTACTTGTTGCATGTAATTTATTTCCCTGTAACTATTTATAGGTGCAAAGATACAATCACTTAAACTGTTCCTCTgaggttttgtgttttctcataATTTTCTAAGCTTATGTTGGTTCTCTAGCAGTTTCAAAATCTCAAACTGAATAGTCTACAATTTGAATTGCTCTTAAAATTTATTAGTGTTGGCACCTAGTATCAAGAGATACTAGACTTCAATGAAGATCTTTCTCATTTACAGCTACATGTGAGAAGAATGAATGAGAGGGTTTCTATATCACCTGTTATAAGTTGTTTTGATTGTTGAGAAGTCGTTATTCTCAAGCATGAGAAAGCAATTGGACCATATAGGACACAAAATTGttttaacatgaaaaatataaataataaataaataaataaaaattaataaattgtgCTGATGACTTCTTTGTACTTCCATGGCAAAAGTTGGTTGTGTTCTACTTCTTTTCATTAGAAGCACCAGATTGCCCTTAACCATTTCTCTAGTATTTGCATTAATTCTGCACCTCTttaacagcagagcagctgtagTTGTGCTCATACTGGTAGAAGCTTGAAATCACTGAAAATCAGTTGTGTAAGATATGTATTTGAGAAGCCATGTCTTTCAAGTGTTAGCACAGTCCCAGCTGCAGAAGTTTAAGTTTGCACTTAGTAGATAACAtctggctctgtcctgcccttAGGCAGACATCCTGCAGCACCCGAGTTACTGGGCTAGCAATGGTCCCTGTGTATCACAAACACCCAGCTAGACCAAGGTGTAGCCTTCACCCTCATGGCATGTGGTTTTTGTAACTTTGCATTTGTATTAAAAGGAAATGGTTTAGCAGCCTGCTGTGGTGAAAGGCTGTGGTCTAACTGTCCTCAGCTAATCGCCCGTTCTCATCACAGCCCACCCCCTCTGAACCAGCTGTGACTGGTTCAGTTCGTAGGGTTTTTCCACTCCATAACCAAACCTTCCAGTAAACAAGTGCCCCAGCACCCAGAAGCCttaaaaatccacttttccTCTTAGTAGAGctaaataaataagaattaaatcTTAGTAGGAGAGGTATATGTTTGTATAAACAAACTTCAGGGACATGTGAGCTATTGAAAGGTGTAAAACATGCAACCAAGATTTTGGAAAACCTCTGAAGCTGGGAGGTGATGGTTTAGGGCTGCATGTAGGGAAggtgtttgctgtgttttctctccaTTCTTCTGAGCTGCTTGGGCAACATCTTTCAGTTTTGTGTGGGAGACACAAAGAGTGGATTTGGGGATCATAGAGTGAGAGATCTTGGTTCCTTAATCCAGTCAAGCATTTGTCTAGCAGAGATAGTGGAGTCCATTTAATACCCAAGTAAAATCCATGATGCTACTGAAATCTACAGTTACTGCATTCCAAAAAATGCCTTTGTAGctgttttgtttcactttgaTTGGAACCAAACCTTAACAAACAATAGCATGGGATCCCAGGTATTTCTGAGTTTCACTGAAAACTGGAAATCACATCTTTCTTCAATTGAAGAATAACATGACATTGACACACTGAAAAGCAAGAAAGTGATATTTTAAGGACCTTTGGTTTCCTGAGAAGTTTATAAGAATAGAGAAATTAATCAGGTTTTCTAGACATCTTTGTACAGGCTgtggaaatgctggaaaacaaGCACAGGCCTCATAAAGACAGCTGGAGGAAAGCTTTTATTGCCATCATCATTCCAGACACAGTGAGTGTAAATGCTGTAGGGACATATCTCCAAAACCTAGGGCAATGTTTTGCCCAAACCAGGCAAATTATTTATCCCAATATGTCTACTTCTCATTTTTCCAATACTTTCTCAATTTGAAGGGAATTAATTTGTGGAACCGGGAGGTTTAGAGTTCAAGTCTCTgagaatttttcttcctttgagaAAATTCTTTATCAGAGCTTCACATTCATGGTTTTGCTCAATTTTAAAAGGTGTCTTTAAACAAGGTGGCGTTCGTGATCATTGtgattgttttttaaatcacagTGTGCAGATTTTCAGACTCTGTCAGTGGGTTTCTTCAATTTCTGCACATGTGAACCTTAGAATTGCTTTTACTCTCATCTGACTTCTtcattcaaaattattttgctcacttttaaaagttttgtttaaTTGTATCTTACAGCACACCACTTCAGAATAattaattcctgattttttggATACATGAGAGTTGCAAcaaatcactgaaaataaaaatgaaccAAACCTGTGAATTAACTGCACAGGAATGCTCCTAATTAAGCCTTAAATTCAGTGACAAAACACATCTGTGCTTTATGTGTCAAAAGCCCTATTATACCCATAAGCTTCTGGATACATAGCTACTTTTGACATAATTTTGCAATACAGACTTGgattaaaatgtattattcCTGTTGCTTATctttattcaggaaaaaattaggaaaaccAGGCTGATATAAAAACACTAGCATTAAAGCAAAATGAGCCTTTATGCACTAATACgagtaaaattattttggaatatttttttttgctgttacatCTAACACCAAGAGCAGGGGGTTTATAAGGATAAGCATACAGCAAAGTAAATCAATTTGCAGCCCTTTCTTACAACAGCATTCATGCTTTCTTTCCTTGGTGCTTGGTTGAAGCCCACACTTTGTAGCTGAAGAAGAGTAGGATAAGATAGTACATGGAGCTCTTCAGAAGAAGGATGATGTATACTAAATATGCTGTCCTGTGCATTAACTGATCTGTAACAAACATAAGACAGAAAAGTCTTGTTTAATATCAACGTTGTATAGCATCCTAAAAAATGGATAGAAATAGAACACTGCAGTCAGTTCACTGCTGCAATCACATTGACACCAGTGCACAGCATAAACAGGTGCAAGACCTGTTGTGTTCTTTAAATGGGTTTGCACTGCTGATGAGTTCTAGACCTAGAGGGTTTCTTAGCACTAAACTGACACTCAGTGTCACTGGGTTGTTATTCCTTGGAAATGTTATTTCCCTGTTATTTCCTTGGAAAGACAGTAGCATAACTAACAGCACCTAGTACGATGTTCATTTAAATCCTTTTGTGTTCCATTTCTCAAAGATAACTGCTCATGATTTTTCCTAAATaccatttaataaaaaaaaagccttctttGTCCAAAGTTCTGTGCAATTGCTAGGCTGGTGTAGCATCAGCTGAAGTGTTTAACTACTCcaagtgttttaaaaagtgGTGCTTAATGCAGGCTAACAATCCAGGAGCCCAAACAGCATCTGTAACATCTCAATAAAGCTACCTGATAAAGGTAGGAGAGCCCCTTATATGAAGTTAGTTCAGACTAGCTCTGAAAGGCTTTTGAGTTGCTGACCCCAGACTTGAAAGATTTCCTGTATACTActaagaaatataatttttgggATGTTCAGATCATATGTAGCAGTATTTAACTCATGCATGACATGCATCACTTTCCCACATTTTAACACATTAAATTACCTCTATTAAAAACTTTTCCACAGTCCTCTTCCTGAGAAGCAGTCTTCATAGAATCTACAGGAAAAGGAGTTTAAATGCCCCAGTTAGGCTTTTCTTTAACTTGCACAAACATGAATTGagaaataggggaaaaaagaggctGTACAGGAAGAAGGTTGGGAAAATGGGTAGTtagtattaaataaaaaaacagagaCTTGGGATTAGTCTGCAAAGCAGACATTCACAAGTAGGATTCATTTGCAGAGAGAATTTGAAGAGGGGAAACGCTCAAAGAAGTGGCTGAGTATTTGTTGCCATAAGTGGGAGATGTGTATTTGCCCTTCCAGGAATGTGTCCTTTAGGCTGTTCCTTGGCAAAGTCTCTTTTATTTGGAACAGGAGTCAGTTTGACCTCCTGGCCTTGTCAGTGAAGAAGCTGAAGTCCATTTGCCTTCATAACCTACTGCtatcagaaatgcagaataaattaCACTGGGAGAGACTTCAGTTTATATGTTAATATGTTAGTGGCTGTTCAAAAGCAAAGAATAATATTGAGGAGTGTATGATCTTAACTTCCCCTACTGGGAACCTTGGTGCTGTTTTTATTCCTAAAATTCATCCTTTTTGTTCTTGAAGTAGCAAATTTGAGTTTGTTCTTGTTTATGTTGTTTGCATCCTTTGATACAAACATTAAGATCTTTATATTGAACCTGTGAACACATCCTCCATCTAAAGAAGCTTAAAGTATATTTTTGTCAGAATATATTTTGAAGGTTGAAAGGTAATTGTTGTTTATGGCAATACTCTCACTCATTGGAATTAGGTTAATATATAGTAAGTTAAGCAGAAGTAGGTATGGAAAGAAGATTAATTTAAACCAATTTAGACCACTTTTCTTATAGATGATTTAAACAATTTGCATTAAgtataatttactttttctttaaagttgCATTGTTTTTCAGATTTGGCTTTGCTTACTCAATCTTTCCACAACTAAAaacaaaatcttatttttatacATGGCTATTAACTTCCTATTTCTGTATTGTGGgtaagtaatattttaaatttgttctgCATCCTCAGTAACCTCATTTTTAACTCCTTAGTTTTTTATAGCTGTGACTAATGTCAGGGGGTGTCAGAGGGACTTACACCCATAAGCTTTGAGAGGTAATATTGTTTCCAGAAACTTCTGTAAGATGGAAAGTCAAAGACATGTTTCAGTGCAGATCTGTCAGAGATGTAATAGTTTACACATGATGAggttcattaattttaaataactaTTATTTTTGCTTACTTGGGGACCATAACACAGGCTGAATTacttttcctgggaaaacttTTGGTAGTTTCTCCAGTTATGTACTTTAGCTATTGTGCCTAGGAGCACAGATGTCTTCATCAGTAATAGAAAGCATTATTACTCTAATGTTAATGTAAAAAAAGATGATGTTTATAATAGGAgattaaaatccatttttaacaGGTGGAACATACCTTGTGTTGACAGTGAAGCCTGTTTCTCTTCATGCTCATATTTGCAGTAGTAGTTCTTGTCTTTATTCTCTGCTGGCACAGTTAACCAACTGGCAATGGAATATTCATCATCTTTTGGGGACTGCCAAGTGTCACCTTTCACTACATTGTCTGTTACCTCCTTTTCATCATCAGTCCATGTCACCCTAATAACTTCTGGGTAGAATTTCTCAATAAGGCAAACATATGTTGTCTGATTTTTGTGCTTTGTGTGCAGGATTTCAGAGTTTGCTGGCGGAGAACTTGCTTTTTCTGCATGGGTTattggaggaagaaaaataatgaaacaggGAGTTGGAAGATGAGTAGTGTACAGCAAGTAAATACATAGCCAAAAGTACAGATTTCAAAGATcaacaaaataaatgtcttATTAACAAATATTAATTTGCTCTTAACAGATGTAAATGCTATTTTGAGAAACATTAAGAAACCAAAATGCTGTTGAATATATCAATAGCTGTTAATCTCACTTGAAAGTGAGTTAGAAATCTTCAGGTGGATCACAAGTGCCTGTATGCCACAACCTTCCAAGCAGTACAGCTGGCAAAAAGTGTATTTGCCCATTCAAGTCTCTGACAATTATTAAATAATAGTAATATTTCCTGAAAAAGCTTCATTTATTCAATAAGAggaatttaatatttctttacagtatttatggaaaaacaaatacacTAAAGTTTTGTCCACAGAATATTAAACATAGGCCACCTAAATTTTAAGTTTTAGCAGTCTTATGTCCCCAGTCAAGTGCCCACATCTTCTatgtatattaattttttaaaatccaatagtaattc
The nucleotide sequence above comes from Oenanthe melanoleuca isolate GR-GAL-2019-014 chromosome 2, OMel1.0, whole genome shotgun sequence. Encoded proteins:
- the LOC130249861 gene encoding immunoglobulin kappa light chain-like isoform X3, with protein sequence MGSMLLFAVLLATSFWSCVDMQAVPGQSPGQQTQLRGTSASMSCKLQRRETVHWYKQLPGEQPKRILYDSEGTPVFDSTSDRNRMQVWSDPAQPIYHLTINSLTPRDSGIYFCAYCGYYNKVFGSGTKLVVSEKASSPPANSEILHTKHKNQTTYVCLIEKFYPEVIRVTWTDDEKEVTDNVVKGDTWQSPKDDEYSIASWLTVPAENKDKNYYCKYEHEEKQASLSTQDSMKTASQEEDCGKVFNRDQLMHRTAYLVYIILLLKSSMYYLILLFFSYKVWASTKHQGKKA
- the LOC130249861 gene encoding immunoglobulin kappa light chain-like isoform X2, whose product is MLLLPVLLATSFWSCVDMQAVPGQSPGQQTQLRGTSASMSCKLQRRETVHWYKQLPGEQPKRILYDSEGTPVFDSTSDRNRMQVWSDPAQPTYHLTINSLTPRDSGIYFCAYWYVTTVGYYNKVFGSGTKLVVSEKASSPPANSEILHTKHKNQTTYVCLIEKFYPEVIRVTWTDDEKEVTDNVVKGDTWQSPKDDEYSIASWLTVPAENKDKNYYCKYEHEEKQASLSTQDSMKTASQEEDCGKVFNRDQLMHRTAYLVYIILLLKSSMYYLILLFFSYKVWASTKHQGKKA
- the LOC130249861 gene encoding immunoglobulin kappa light chain-like isoform X4; translated protein: MLLLPLLALAAAWSHGQAQVLLKQRKVSITRGHKTSASMDCMAEGIPDFQYAEIHWYRQVPTKAPERILYLGARAVFYDHHSYSTKYSSSKKGTNVCTLTINDINSNDEGTYYCAYWHSVSGYYNKVFGSGTKLVVSEKASSPPANSEILHTKHKNQTTYVCLIEKFYPEVIRVTWTDDEKEVTDNVVKGDTWQSPKDDEYSIASWLTVPAENKDKNYYCKYEHEEKQASLSTQDSMKTASQEEDCGKVFNRDQLMHRTAYLVYIILLLKSSMYYLILLFFSYKVWASTKHQGKKA
- the LOC130249861 gene encoding immunoglobulin kappa light chain-like isoform X1, producing the protein MGSMLLFAVLLATSFWSCVDMQAVPGQSPGQQTQLRGTSASMSCKLQRRETVHWYKQLPGEQPKRILYDSEGTPVFDSTSDRNRMQVWSDPAQPIYHLTINSLTPRDSGIYFCAYWYFTTVGYYNKVFGSGTKLVVSEKASSPPANSEILHTKHKNQTTYVCLIEKFYPEVIRVTWTDDEKEVTDNVVKGDTWQSPKDDEYSIASWLTVPAENKDKNYYCKYEHEEKQASLSTQDSMKTASQEEDCGKVFNRDQLMHRTAYLVYIILLLKSSMYYLILLFFSYKVWASTKHQGKKA